One region of Streptomyces sp. NBC_00442 genomic DNA includes:
- a CDS encoding Uma2 family endonuclease: MTAESVEQRHQWPVPPEDGYTVDDLFTLPDLPSHTELIDGSLIFGSPQRYFHFFVIELLMKGLCRALPAKLEAVREMAVLLDRQNCPEPDISVVDASAVSGMDHTRFEPKDVLLAVEVVSPDSESRDRTTKPQKYAAAGIPNFWRVERGGGDEPVVHVYELDPLTLTYVHMGMQRGRLKADKPCTMEIDLSTARRD, translated from the coding sequence ATGACCGCCGAGTCCGTCGAGCAGCGCCACCAGTGGCCTGTGCCGCCCGAGGACGGCTACACCGTGGACGACCTGTTCACGCTGCCCGATCTCCCGTCTCACACCGAGCTGATCGACGGGAGCCTGATTTTCGGGAGTCCGCAGCGCTACTTCCATTTCTTCGTGATCGAGCTGCTGATGAAGGGGCTCTGTCGCGCGCTTCCCGCGAAGCTGGAAGCCGTGCGGGAGATGGCCGTCCTCTTGGACAGGCAGAACTGCCCCGAGCCGGACATCAGCGTGGTGGACGCTTCCGCGGTGAGCGGGATGGACCACACCCGCTTCGAGCCCAAGGATGTCCTGCTGGCCGTCGAGGTCGTCTCCCCCGACTCCGAGTCCAGGGACCGCACCACCAAGCCGCAGAAGTACGCCGCCGCCGGGATCCCGAACTTTTGGCGGGTCGAGCGGGGCGGTGGGGACGAGCCCGTGGTGCACGTCTACGAGCTCGACCCGCTCACCCTCACGTACGTGCACATGGGCATGCAACGCGGACGGCTCAAGGCCGACAAGCCCTGCACCATGGAGATCGATCTCAGCACGGCCCGCAGGGACTGA
- a CDS encoding ubiquitin-like domain-containing protein, producing the protein MSSSTGSHRAARGSQDGYARAYADLDTQIAPLPVPEPRAPEAPRQDTDGGGRAGARRAARRRRSSGGPDRLRRLIPQALVVAFLAGGTSAFLVSDKAVKLTVDGVPRTMHTFADSVEELLADEHVPVGAHDIVAPGRDAELAGGDEVVVRYGRPVQLTLDGQRRQVWTTARTVEGALRQLGVRAEGAYLSASRSSEIGRAGLALDVRTERSLTFLADGREHTLRTNAATVAEALDEAGIDLQGQDTTSVAPASFPRDGQTVTVMRISGTKEVREERIPFRTERAKDATLFAGTQVVARQGEPGVRRVTYALRTVNGVRQRPRKIAEEIVRAPVTQQIKIGTKALPSSVGGADHLNWSGLAHCESGGRPSALDPSGTYGGLYQFDPGTWHALGGSGRAEQAPAGEQTYRAKKLFVRRGASPWPHCGRRLYR; encoded by the coding sequence GTGAGCAGTTCGACGGGCAGTCACCGTGCCGCACGCGGCAGCCAGGACGGTTACGCGCGTGCGTACGCCGACCTCGACACCCAGATCGCCCCGCTGCCCGTGCCCGAGCCGCGCGCACCCGAGGCGCCGCGCCAGGACACGGACGGCGGCGGGCGGGCCGGGGCGCGCCGCGCCGCCCGGCGCCGCAGGTCCTCGGGCGGACCCGACCGGCTGCGCCGCCTCATCCCGCAGGCCCTGGTCGTGGCGTTCCTCGCGGGCGGCACCTCCGCGTTCCTCGTCAGCGACAAGGCGGTCAAGCTCACCGTCGACGGCGTACCGCGCACCATGCACACCTTCGCCGACAGCGTCGAGGAACTCCTCGCCGACGAACACGTGCCGGTCGGCGCGCACGACATCGTGGCGCCGGGACGTGACGCCGAACTCGCCGGCGGCGACGAGGTGGTGGTGCGCTACGGCCGCCCCGTCCAGCTCACCCTCGACGGGCAGCGCCGCCAGGTGTGGACGACGGCCCGCACCGTGGAGGGCGCCCTGCGCCAGCTCGGCGTGCGCGCCGAGGGCGCCTACCTGTCGGCGTCCCGCTCCTCGGAGATCGGCCGCGCGGGCCTCGCCCTCGACGTACGCACCGAACGCTCGCTGACCTTCCTCGCCGACGGCCGCGAACACACCCTGCGCACCAACGCGGCCACCGTCGCCGAGGCCCTGGACGAGGCCGGGATCGACCTCCAGGGCCAGGACACCACCTCCGTCGCGCCCGCGTCCTTCCCGCGCGACGGGCAGACCGTCACCGTGATGCGGATCAGCGGCACCAAGGAGGTCCGCGAGGAACGCATCCCGTTCAGGACCGAGCGGGCCAAGGACGCGACGCTCTTCGCGGGCACCCAGGTCGTGGCCCGCCAGGGCGAGCCGGGCGTGCGCAGGGTCACGTACGCGCTGCGGACCGTCAACGGCGTCCGGCAGAGACCGAGGAAGATCGCGGAGGAGATCGTCCGCGCCCCCGTCACGCAGCAGATCAAGATCGGCACCAAGGCGCTGCCGTCCTCGGTGGGCGGCGCCGACCACCTCAACTGGAGCGGCCTCGCCCACTGCGAGTCCGGTGGCCGCCCGAGCGCGCTCGACCCTTCGGGCACGTACGGCGGGCTGTACCAGTTCGACCCGGGGACCTGGCACGCGCTCGGCGGCAGCGGGCGGGCCGAGCAGGCGCCGGCCGGCGAGCAGACGTACCGGGCGAAGAAGCTCTTCGTGAGGCGGGGGGCGAGTCCGTGGCCGCACTGCGGCCGTAGGCTGTATCGGTGA
- a CDS encoding protein kinase domain-containing protein → MEQLELSDPARIGPYALLGRLGAGGMGAVYLGRSAGGRTVAVKVIRPELAGDTEFRARFRVEVAAARKVSGAFTAPVVDADPEAQVPWLATAFVPGVSLAEAVEAAGPLPPNSLRALTAGVAESLAAIHAAGLTHRDLKPGNVLLALDGPYVIDFGIARAADGTVLTATGMVLGTPEYMSPEQALARPLTPASDVFSLGVTLAFAARGSGLFGGGGAVSDVLRRVVQDEPDLSAVPDGLRLMVAACLAKDPADRPTPRQLVEFVERDGTPPMTGAWLPPAVTGQIERAAAVLTPHRAPGTPPLPPPPTLPSGAPGLPAGGPPSTVPAPAPALSRRRLVLGVAGGAMALAGGGVGLGLWLSGGGSGGAAGGGAKVSPSPSAALTDPQRPLDTDVTAKALWTAPVAESPAQITGGNGKVVAVGGKHIWAFDEAGHPAWGPLENAGQTGINLPGAPAAVAASLLFTTASTGPATAASILAGRPDHELRAVSLDTGKVAWTVPSPDRMVMMMAVPGVLDGLVYVSGQATATVTTPGDPEAPFTIKSGTAVWAVDPATRALRWHTLITDDSYGQGKLYVPTSGKRLLWTSSNTDGSARTMAGLDTAAQAKTVWHQPSPGDGNAKSAVMIDGSLAPWRDGRHCSAGGHFLYLSDRLYAVDPDTGQIAWKSPAVAFQSAVASPDGRTVYAAAPDYRLGAFVYAFDAGSGAVRWAGRLPFLTGEGTGIDCAGDTLYVTTGPRLWALDPHDGRARWKYELSGGVIATRPPLWADGDRVYGVAAEGVVALSASGK, encoded by the coding sequence ATGGAGCAGTTGGAGCTTTCCGACCCGGCGCGGATCGGCCCGTACGCCCTGCTCGGGCGGCTCGGCGCGGGCGGGATGGGCGCGGTGTATCTGGGGCGGTCGGCGGGCGGCCGCACGGTCGCGGTGAAGGTGATCCGTCCCGAGCTGGCCGGGGACACGGAGTTCCGGGCGCGGTTCCGGGTGGAGGTGGCGGCGGCGCGGAAGGTGTCGGGGGCGTTCACCGCCCCGGTCGTCGACGCGGATCCCGAGGCCCAAGTCCCCTGGCTGGCAACGGCGTTCGTGCCGGGTGTTTCGCTGGCCGAGGCGGTGGAGGCCGCGGGGCCGCTGCCGCCGAACAGCCTGCGGGCCCTGACGGCGGGAGTCGCCGAGTCGCTGGCCGCGATCCACGCCGCGGGCCTCACGCACCGCGATCTGAAGCCGGGCAACGTCCTGCTGGCCCTCGACGGGCCGTACGTCATCGACTTCGGCATCGCGCGGGCCGCCGACGGCACGGTCCTGACCGCGACAGGCATGGTGCTCGGCACGCCGGAGTACATGTCACCGGAGCAGGCCCTGGCGCGCCCGCTGACCCCGGCGAGCGACGTGTTCTCGCTGGGCGTGACCCTGGCGTTCGCCGCGCGCGGCTCGGGGCTCTTCGGCGGGGGCGGCGCGGTGTCGGACGTGCTGCGGCGGGTGGTGCAGGACGAGCCGGACCTGTCGGCGGTGCCGGACGGGCTGCGGCTGATGGTGGCGGCGTGCCTGGCGAAGGACCCCGCCGACCGGCCCACGCCGCGCCAGCTCGTCGAGTTCGTGGAGCGGGACGGGACGCCGCCGATGACGGGGGCGTGGCTGCCGCCCGCGGTGACCGGGCAGATCGAGCGGGCCGCGGCGGTCCTGACCCCGCACCGGGCGCCGGGCACGCCGCCGCTTCCCCCGCCGCCGACGCTGCCGTCGGGGGCCCCCGGGCTCCCGGCCGGCGGGCCGCCGTCGACCGTGCCCGCACCGGCTCCCGCCCTCAGCCGCCGCAGGCTGGTACTCGGCGTGGCTGGGGGCGCGATGGCGCTCGCGGGCGGCGGGGTGGGGCTCGGCCTGTGGCTCAGCGGCGGCGGATCGGGTGGTGCGGCGGGGGGCGGCGCGAAGGTGTCCCCCTCACCGTCCGCCGCGCTGACCGACCCGCAGCGCCCGCTGGACACGGACGTCACCGCGAAGGCGCTGTGGACGGCGCCCGTCGCGGAGTCGCCCGCGCAGATCACCGGCGGGAACGGAAAGGTCGTCGCGGTCGGCGGCAAGCACATCTGGGCCTTCGACGAGGCCGGCCACCCGGCGTGGGGCCCGCTGGAGAACGCGGGGCAGACGGGGATCAACCTGCCGGGCGCCCCCGCCGCCGTCGCCGCGAGCCTGCTCTTCACCACCGCGAGCACCGGGCCGGCCACCGCCGCGAGCATCCTGGCGGGCCGCCCCGACCACGAGCTGCGTGCCGTCTCCCTGGACACCGGCAAGGTCGCCTGGACCGTACCGTCGCCGGACAGAATGGTCATGATGATGGCGGTGCCGGGCGTGCTCGACGGGCTGGTCTACGTCAGCGGCCAGGCAACGGCGACCGTCACCACGCCGGGGGACCCGGAGGCACCGTTCACCATCAAATCGGGAACGGCCGTATGGGCGGTGGACCCGGCCACCCGGGCGCTGCGCTGGCACACCCTCATCACGGACGACTCCTACGGCCAGGGCAAGCTGTACGTACCGACGTCCGGCAAGCGGCTGCTGTGGACGAGCAGCAACACGGACGGCAGCGCCCGCACGATGGCCGGCCTCGACACCGCCGCGCAGGCGAAGACGGTGTGGCATCAGCCCTCCCCGGGCGACGGCAACGCGAAGTCCGCCGTCATGATCGACGGTAGCCTCGCTCCGTGGCGCGACGGCCGCCACTGTTCGGCGGGCGGCCACTTCCTCTACCTCTCCGACCGCCTCTACGCCGTGGACCCGGACACCGGCCAGATCGCCTGGAAGTCCCCCGCGGTCGCCTTCCAGTCCGCGGTGGCGTCCCCCGACGGCCGCACCGTCTACGCTGCCGCACCCGACTACCGCCTCGGCGCCTTCGTCTACGCCTTCGACGCGGGCAGCGGCGCGGTGCGCTGGGCGGGCAGGCTCCCCTTCCTCACGGGCGAGGGAACCGGGATCGACTGCGCCGGGGACACCCTGTACGTCACAACGGGCCCCCGCCTGTGGGCACTTGACCCGCACGACGGCAGAGCGCGCTGGAAGTACGAACTGAGCGGCGGCGTGATCGCCACGAGGCCGCCTCTGTGGGCGGACGGGGACCGGGTCTACGGGGTGGCGGCGGAGGGGGTGGTGGCGTTGAGCGCGAGCGGGAAGTAG
- a CDS encoding DUF397 domain-containing protein codes for MSTELAWFKSSYSSGQGDNCIEVALDWYKSSHSGTQGDDCVEVAVCPTTVHVRDSKDTAKPHLALSGEAWSAFVAAHRG; via the coding sequence ATGAGCACCGAACTCGCGTGGTTCAAGTCCAGTTACAGCAGCGGCCAGGGTGACAACTGCATCGAAGTCGCCCTCGACTGGTACAAGTCCAGCCACAGCGGCACCCAGGGCGACGACTGCGTGGAGGTAGCCGTCTGCCCGACCACCGTGCACGTGCGCGACTCGAAGGACACCGCCAAGCCCCACCTCGCCCTCTCCGGCGAAGCCTGGTCCGCGTTCGTCGCGGCGCACCGGGGCTGA
- a CDS encoding TatD family hydrolase, whose translation MSAATKDAPPPLPEPLGVPVADSHTHLDMQDGTVEQALEKAAAVGVTTVVQVGCDVKGSQWAADTAEAYAAVHASVALHPNEAPRIVLGDPDGWSRQGARGPGGEGALDEALAEIERLAALPWVKAVGETGLDYFRTGPEGKAAQERSFRAHIEIAKRRNKALVIHDREAHADVLRILREEGAPERTVFHCYSGDAEMAELCAEYGYFMSFAGNMTFKNAQPLRDALSVAPLELVLVETDAPFLTPAPYRGRPNAPYLIPVTVRAMAAVKGIGEDALAAAIADNTARAFDY comes from the coding sequence ATGAGTGCCGCCACGAAGGACGCCCCGCCCCCGCTGCCCGAGCCGCTCGGCGTGCCGGTGGCCGATTCGCACACCCACCTGGACATGCAGGACGGCACGGTCGAACAGGCCCTGGAGAAGGCCGCGGCCGTGGGCGTCACCACCGTGGTCCAGGTGGGCTGCGACGTGAAGGGCTCCCAGTGGGCCGCGGACACCGCCGAGGCGTACGCCGCCGTCCACGCGTCCGTCGCCCTGCACCCCAACGAGGCGCCCCGCATCGTCCTCGGTGACCCGGACGGCTGGTCGCGCCAGGGCGCGCGCGGCCCCGGCGGCGAAGGGGCCCTCGACGAGGCCCTCGCCGAGATCGAGCGGCTCGCCGCGCTGCCCTGGGTCAAGGCCGTCGGCGAGACCGGCCTCGACTACTTCCGCACCGGGCCCGAGGGCAAGGCCGCCCAGGAGCGGTCGTTCCGGGCGCACATCGAGATCGCCAAGCGGCGGAACAAGGCGCTCGTCATCCACGATCGCGAGGCGCACGCCGATGTGCTGCGCATTCTGCGCGAGGAAGGCGCCCCCGAACGCACCGTCTTCCACTGTTATTCCGGCGACGCGGAAATGGCCGAACTCTGCGCCGAATACGGGTACTTCATGTCCTTCGCGGGAAACATGACCTTCAAGAACGCGCAGCCGCTCAGGGACGCCCTGTCCGTCGCCCCCCTGGAACTCGTTCTCGTCGAGACGGATGCGCCGTTCCTCACGCCGGCGCCGTACCGCGGACGGCCCAATGCGCCGTATCTCATTCCGGTCACGGTGCGCGCCATGGCGGCCGTGAAGGGCATCGGTGAAGACGCGCTGGCCGCGGCGATCGCGGACAACACCGCGCGCGCGTTTGATTACTGA
- a CDS encoding 4-(cytidine 5'-diphospho)-2-C-methyl-D-erythritol kinase, with the protein MTPGTPTPRTVTTRTPAKVNAQLGVGPARPDGFHGLANVFLAVGLYDTVTVTPADGLTVTCTGPDAAQVPLDRTNLAARAAELLAARHGIEPHVHIHIDKDIPVAGGMAGGSADGAGALLACDALWGTGTSRAELLDICAELGSDVPFSLVGGAALGTGRGEKLAPLDVGGTFHWVFAVADGGLSTPAVYREFDRLTPDAPEPAASPELLEALRTGDAKALAGALTNDLQAAALSLRPALADTLAAGTAAGALAALVSGSGPTTAFLCADAQAARTVAEALTASGTCRTARVASSPAPGATIVASA; encoded by the coding sequence GTGACCCCCGGCACCCCCACCCCCCGCACCGTCACCACCCGCACCCCCGCCAAGGTCAACGCCCAGCTCGGCGTCGGGCCCGCGCGGCCGGACGGGTTCCACGGCCTCGCCAACGTCTTCCTCGCGGTCGGCCTGTACGACACCGTCACCGTGACCCCGGCCGACGGACTCACCGTCACCTGCACGGGACCGGACGCCGCGCAGGTCCCCCTCGACCGGACCAACCTCGCCGCCCGCGCCGCCGAACTCCTCGCCGCGCGGCACGGGATCGAGCCGCACGTCCACATCCACATCGACAAGGACATCCCCGTCGCGGGCGGCATGGCCGGCGGCAGCGCGGACGGCGCCGGCGCGCTCCTCGCCTGCGACGCGCTGTGGGGCACGGGCACCTCCCGCGCCGAACTCCTGGACATCTGCGCCGAGTTGGGCAGTGACGTGCCGTTCAGCCTCGTCGGTGGCGCGGCCCTCGGCACCGGGCGCGGCGAGAAGCTCGCGCCCCTGGACGTGGGCGGCACCTTCCACTGGGTGTTCGCGGTGGCCGACGGCGGGCTCTCCACCCCGGCCGTCTACCGCGAGTTCGACCGCCTCACCCCGGACGCCCCCGAGCCCGCCGCCTCGCCCGAGCTGCTCGAAGCGCTGCGCACCGGCGATGCGAAGGCCCTCGCGGGCGCCCTCACCAACGACCTCCAGGCCGCCGCGCTCTCCCTGCGCCCCGCCCTCGCGGACACCCTCGCGGCCGGTACGGCGGCGGGCGCCCTCGCCGCCCTGGTCTCGGGCTCGGGCCCGACCACGGCGTTCCTGTGCGCCGACGCGCAAGCGGCCCGCACGGTGGCCGAGGCCCTCACCGCCTCGGGCACCTGCCGCACCGCACGCGTGGCGTCGTCACCGGCGCCGGGCGCGACGATCGTGGCGTCCGCCTGA
- the rsmI gene encoding 16S rRNA (cytidine(1402)-2'-O)-methyltransferase: protein MVGVTGTLVLAGTPIGDTADAPPRLAAELERADVVAAEDTRRLRRLTQALGVHTQGRVVSYFEGNESARTPELVEALEGGARVLLVTDAGMPSVSDPGYRLVAACVEKDIKVTAVPGPSAVLTALALSGLPVDRFCFEGFLPRKAGERLGRLREVADERRTLVYFEAPHRLDDTLAAMAEVFGAERRAAVCRELTKTYEEVKRGPLKDLAAWAAEGVRGEITVVVEGAPDTGPADLDAAELVRRVQVREEAGERRKEAIAAVAVETGLPKREVFDAVVAAKNAARQSPADGKGLS, encoded by the coding sequence ATGGTCGGTGTGACTGGAACACTCGTACTCGCAGGCACCCCCATCGGTGACACGGCGGACGCCCCGCCCCGGCTGGCCGCCGAGCTGGAGCGGGCCGACGTCGTGGCCGCCGAGGACACCCGGCGGCTCCGCCGGCTGACCCAGGCGCTCGGGGTGCACACCCAGGGCCGGGTCGTGTCCTACTTCGAGGGCAACGAGTCGGCGCGCACGCCGGAGCTCGTCGAGGCGCTCGAAGGCGGCGCCCGGGTGCTGCTCGTCACCGACGCCGGCATGCCCTCGGTGTCCGACCCCGGCTACCGCCTGGTCGCGGCCTGCGTCGAGAAGGACATCAAGGTCACGGCGGTGCCGGGCCCCTCCGCCGTGCTGACCGCGCTCGCCCTGTCCGGGCTGCCCGTCGACCGGTTCTGCTTCGAGGGCTTCCTGCCGCGCAAGGCGGGCGAGCGCCTCGGCCGGCTGCGCGAGGTCGCCGACGAGCGGCGCACCCTCGTCTACTTCGAGGCCCCGCACCGCCTCGACGACACCCTCGCCGCGATGGCCGAGGTGTTCGGCGCCGAGCGGCGCGCGGCGGTGTGCCGGGAGCTGACCAAGACGTACGAGGAGGTCAAGCGCGGCCCGCTCAAGGACCTCGCGGCCTGGGCGGCCGAGGGGGTGCGCGGCGAGATCACCGTGGTGGTCGAGGGCGCCCCCGACACCGGACCGGCCGACCTCGACGCGGCCGAGCTGGTGCGCCGGGTGCAGGTGCGCGAGGAGGCGGGGGAGCGCCGCAAGGAGGCCATCGCGGCGGTCGCCGTCGAGACCGGTCTACCCAAGCGCGAGGTCTTCGACGCGGTGGTGGCGGCAAAGAACGCGGCACGTCAGAGCCCTGCGGACGGTAAAGGACTATCGTAA
- the rsmA gene encoding 16S rRNA (adenine(1518)-N(6)/adenine(1519)-N(6))-dimethyltransferase RsmA, with the protein MSTTEPDALLTPADVRELAAALGVRPTKQRGQNFVIDANTVRRIVRTAEVRPDDVAVEVGPGLGSLTLALLEAADRVVAVEIDDVLAAALPATIAARMPARAERFSLVHADAMAVQDLPGPPPTALVANLPYNVAVPVLLHMLARFPSIERTLVMVQAEVADRLAAKPGNKVYGVPSVKANWYADVKRAGSIGRNVFWPAPNVDSGLVSLVRRAAPVATTASRAEVFAVVDAAFAQRRKTLRAALSGWAGSPAAAEAALVAAGISPQARGEALTVEHFAAIAENRPG; encoded by the coding sequence GTGAGCACCACTGAGCCCGACGCACTTCTTACCCCCGCCGACGTCCGTGAACTGGCCGCAGCGCTTGGCGTACGCCCCACCAAGCAGCGCGGCCAGAACTTCGTCATCGACGCCAACACGGTCCGCCGGATCGTGCGGACCGCGGAGGTCCGCCCCGACGACGTGGCGGTGGAGGTGGGGCCGGGTCTGGGCTCGCTGACCCTCGCACTCCTCGAAGCGGCTGACCGGGTGGTGGCCGTCGAGATCGACGACGTGCTCGCGGCCGCGCTGCCCGCGACGATCGCGGCGCGCATGCCCGCGCGGGCCGAGCGCTTCTCGCTCGTCCACGCGGACGCGATGGCCGTCCAGGATCTTCCGGGCCCGCCCCCCACTGCCCTGGTAGCGAACCTCCCCTACAACGTGGCGGTCCCCGTCCTGCTGCACATGCTGGCCCGCTTCCCGAGCATCGAGCGCACCCTGGTCATGGTCCAGGCGGAGGTCGCCGACCGGCTCGCGGCGAAGCCGGGCAACAAGGTGTACGGGGTGCCGTCGGTCAAGGCCAACTGGTACGCGGACGTGAAGCGGGCCGGTTCGATCGGGCGCAACGTCTTCTGGCCCGCGCCCAACGTCGACTCGGGCCTGGTGTCGCTGGTCCGCCGCGCGGCCCCCGTGGCGACGACCGCGTCGAGGGCGGAGGTCTTCGCGGTCGTGGACGCGGCGTTCGCCCAGCGACGCAAGACCCTGCGGGCGGCACTGTCCGGCTGGGCGGGGTCGCCCGCGGCGGCGGAGGCGGCGCTGGTGGCGGCGGGGATCTCGCCCCAGGCGCGGGGCGAGGCCCTGACGGTGGAACACTTCGCCGCGATCGCGGAGAACCGCCCCGGCTGA
- a CDS encoding protein kinase domain-containing protein, whose product MQRLGDGDPRATGPYTLMGRLGAGGMGAVYLGRSAGGRTVAVKVVRPELASDGGFRDRFRREVAAARKVSGAFTAPVVDADPDAELPWMATAFVVGVSLHEAVAAHGPLPKGALRMLTAGLAEALNAVHGARVIHRDLKPGNVLLALDGPRVIDFGIARATDGTALTSTGAIIGSAPYMSPEQATGQSLTPASDLFSLGSTVAFAACGRSPFGDGGAAAGVLFRVVHTEPDLDAVPAELRPLIARCLAKDPGERPTPREVIDFVEQGDRPSPREGWLPEAVATDVLAVRAVMTALPRPAPTKLLDPPTQDLDAGPQAPGPGRRKLILGLAAGALAAAGVGTAVALNGDGSSGTTAGASGRPAGAPSRPSGDDVPEGKLAWKVKLPATCPQVVSAGGVVACVSLEQIWGLDDQGKTAWTVKGADHGVQFSVQGPTPKNIAAVDGDRLYAAGMAAPTMANLTMHATVLGVGLADGKNVSTATLDTAPNVGAILMPGIRGGRAYVTVMLGTPQQPTTGYGIWALDLASRKTAWFHDHEPLLIHFALPPDSDGLLIGDTERLTGLDAKGATSWTQKVQAEAVGAVGRYFVVADVSGTLSVLDPATGRKVWSVQGVEGAANRGGVVAVNPDGSILYALLRDKDGGLSLAALDSASGKKRWTAPLPPDNAKPSAVRARLLYADKTLYRMDAGSVVWALDPADGKPLWKYTGMKGTDPSKLAWAAGDGRLCVSDTTATTVAALHANGA is encoded by the coding sequence ATGCAGCGGCTTGGCGACGGGGATCCGCGGGCGACCGGGCCCTACACGCTGATGGGGCGCCTCGGCGCGGGCGGCATGGGTGCGGTGTACCTGGGCCGGTCGGCCGGTGGCCGTACCGTCGCGGTGAAGGTGGTGCGGCCGGAGCTCGCGAGCGACGGCGGGTTCCGGGACCGGTTCCGGCGCGAGGTCGCGGCGGCGCGGAAGGTGTCGGGGGCGTTCACCGCCCCGGTCGTGGACGCCGACCCGGACGCCGAACTGCCCTGGATGGCGACCGCGTTCGTGGTCGGGGTCTCCCTGCACGAGGCGGTCGCCGCACACGGCCCGCTGCCGAAGGGTGCCCTGCGCATGCTGACGGCGGGGCTCGCGGAGGCGCTGAACGCGGTGCACGGCGCGCGGGTGATCCACCGCGACCTGAAGCCGGGCAACGTCCTGCTCGCCCTGGACGGGCCGCGCGTCATCGACTTCGGCATCGCGCGGGCCACCGACGGCACGGCGCTGACGTCGACCGGCGCGATCATCGGCTCGGCGCCGTACATGTCGCCTGAGCAGGCGACGGGGCAGTCGCTCACCCCGGCGAGCGACCTGTTCTCGCTGGGGTCGACGGTCGCGTTCGCGGCGTGCGGCCGCAGCCCGTTCGGGGACGGCGGGGCGGCGGCCGGGGTGCTGTTCCGGGTGGTGCACACCGAGCCCGACCTGGACGCGGTACCGGCGGAGCTGCGTCCGCTGATCGCGCGGTGTCTGGCCAAGGACCCGGGCGAGCGGCCCACTCCGCGCGAGGTCATCGACTTCGTCGAGCAGGGCGACCGTCCGTCCCCGCGCGAGGGCTGGCTCCCCGAGGCGGTCGCGACGGACGTCCTGGCCGTACGGGCCGTGATGACCGCGCTCCCCCGGCCGGCGCCCACGAAACTCCTCGACCCCCCGACGCAGGACCTCGACGCCGGGCCGCAGGCGCCGGGGCCGGGGCGGCGGAAGCTGATCCTCGGGCTCGCCGCCGGGGCGCTCGCGGCCGCGGGGGTCGGTACGGCCGTCGCGCTGAACGGGGACGGGTCGAGCGGTACGACGGCGGGGGCGTCCGGCCGGCCGGCCGGTGCCCCCAGCCGGCCTTCGGGCGACGACGTGCCGGAGGGCAAGCTCGCCTGGAAGGTGAAGCTGCCGGCGACCTGTCCGCAGGTGGTCTCGGCGGGCGGGGTGGTGGCGTGCGTGTCCCTTGAGCAGATCTGGGGGCTCGACGACCAGGGCAAGACGGCGTGGACGGTGAAGGGCGCCGACCACGGCGTGCAGTTCTCCGTACAGGGACCTACGCCCAAGAACATCGCGGCCGTGGACGGGGACCGTCTGTATGCCGCCGGGATGGCGGCCCCGACGATGGCGAACCTGACCATGCACGCCACCGTGCTCGGGGTCGGCCTGGCCGACGGCAAGAACGTGTCGACGGCGACGCTCGACACCGCGCCGAACGTGGGCGCCATCCTCATGCCCGGCATCCGCGGCGGCAGGGCGTACGTGACCGTCATGCTGGGGACGCCGCAGCAGCCCACCACGGGCTACGGCATCTGGGCGCTGGACCTCGCCTCCCGCAAGACCGCCTGGTTCCACGACCACGAGCCACTGCTGATCCACTTCGCGCTCCCGCCGGACAGCGACGGGCTGCTGATCGGCGACACCGAGCGCCTGACGGGGCTCGACGCCAAGGGCGCCACCAGCTGGACGCAGAAAGTGCAGGCGGAGGCGGTCGGCGCGGTCGGGCGGTACTTCGTCGTGGCCGACGTCTCCGGCACCCTGTCCGTCCTCGACCCGGCGACGGGCCGCAAGGTGTGGAGCGTGCAGGGCGTGGAGGGCGCGGCCAACCGCGGCGGTGTCGTCGCGGTCAACCCCGACGGCAGCATCCTGTACGCGCTGCTGCGTGACAAGGACGGTGGGCTTTCGCTTGCGGCCCTGGACAGTGCGAGCGGCAAGAAGCGGTGGACCGCGCCGCTCCCGCCCGACAACGCGAAGCCCTCCGCCGTCCGCGCCCGGCTCCTGTACGCCGACAAGACGCTCTACCGGATGGATGCGGGCTCGGTGGTGTGGGCCCTCGACCCGGCCGACGGCAAACCGCTGTGGAAGTACACCGGCATGAAGGGCACGGACCCCTCGAAACTCGCCTGGGCGGCGGGGGACGGCCGCCTGTGCGTATCCGACACGACCGCCACGACGGTCGCCGCGCTGCACGCGAACGGAGCCTGA